A genomic stretch from Mycobacterium cookii includes:
- a CDS encoding NAD-dependent epimerase/dehydratase family protein: MRGAKILITGPTGQVASPIAQALAADNEVWGIARFTNPAAREVLEKAGIHCETVNLAAGDFDRLPSDFDYVLNLAVAKSGDWDKDLGANAESVGLLMAHCRTAKAFLHCSSAAVYDPPDDEPRSERAALGDNHKPLFPTYSISKIAGEVVARTMARVLDLPTIIARLNVPYGDNGGWPFYHMEMMLAGIPIPVPAGDAARYNPIHEDDIIATIPKLLEAASVPAVTVNWCGDQTVSLQDWCHYLGSLVGKEPVFETSPQALRGNPTDVSRMHELVGAGTVDWQDGLRRMAAKCHPELVG; encoded by the coding sequence ATGCGAGGCGCCAAGATCCTGATCACCGGTCCGACCGGACAAGTAGCCAGTCCCATCGCCCAGGCCCTGGCGGCCGACAACGAGGTGTGGGGCATCGCCCGGTTCACCAACCCGGCGGCCCGCGAAGTCCTGGAAAAAGCGGGCATTCACTGCGAGACGGTCAACCTGGCCGCCGGCGACTTTGACCGATTGCCCTCTGATTTTGACTACGTGCTCAACCTTGCGGTGGCCAAGAGCGGCGACTGGGACAAGGACCTCGGCGCCAATGCGGAGTCGGTCGGCCTGTTGATGGCGCACTGCCGCACCGCAAAAGCGTTCCTGCACTGCTCATCTGCCGCGGTCTACGACCCACCCGACGACGAACCACGCAGTGAGCGCGCCGCCCTGGGCGACAACCACAAGCCGCTGTTCCCGACCTATTCGATCTCCAAGATCGCCGGCGAAGTCGTCGCCCGCACGATGGCCCGCGTGCTCGATCTGCCGACGATCATCGCCCGGCTCAACGTCCCCTACGGCGACAACGGCGGCTGGCCGTTCTACCACATGGAGATGATGCTGGCCGGCATCCCGATTCCGGTGCCCGCCGGAGATGCGGCCCGCTACAACCCAATTCACGAAGACGACATCATCGCCACGATTCCGAAGCTGCTCGAAGCCGCGTCGGTGCCCGCCGTCACCGTCAACTGGTGCGGCGACCAAACCGTGAGCCTGCAGGACTGGTGCCATTACCTCGGCTCCCTGGTCGGCAAGGAACCCGTCTTCGAAACCAGCCCACAGGCGTTGCGCGGCAACCCGACTGACGTGTCACGGATGCACGAGCTGGTGGGCGCCGGCACGGTTGACTGGCAGGACGGACTTCGCCGCATGGCGGCAAAGTGCCATCCCGAGCTTGTCGGCTAG
- the aceA gene encoding isocitrate lyase ICL2, producing MSTIEVAAQTQTPFGQGSHDSFESDVAATQQYFDTPRFDGITRLYSARQVAEQRGTIPADYITARKAAEAFYPRLRELFAQKKSITTFGPYSPGQAVTMKRMGIEGIYLGGWATSAKGSISEDPGPDLASYPLSQVPDEAAGLVRALLTADRNQQYLRLRMSEEQRERTPATDYRPFIIADADTGHGGDPHVRNLIKRFVEAGVPGYHIEDQRPGTKKCGHQGGKVLVPSDEQIKRLNTARFQLDIMRVPGIIVARTDAEAANLLDSRADERDQPFLLGTTNLKIPSYKSCFLAMVRRFYNAGFHELNGHLLYALPDGEYAVADAWLERHGIAELIASAAASPDHAQGSIDALFDEIESKFVDAWQNDAGLMTYGEAVAELLEFAEGEGESRDMTVAEWRKFAQRAPLYTAREKARQLSAAPDWDCELAKTPEGYYQIRGGIPYAIAKSLAAAPFADLLWMETKTADLVDAREFADAIHAEFPDQMLAYNLSPSFNWDTTGMTDDEMRAFPEELGKMGFVFNFITYGGHQIDGVASEEFATNLRQDGMLALARLQRKMRLVESPYRTPQTLVGGPRSDAALAASSGRTATTKAMGAGSTQHQHLVQTEVPKKLLEEWLALWGDHYQIGEKLSVQLRPRRAGSDVLELGIYGGGDEPLANVVVDPIKDRHGRNILTVRDQNTFAEKMRQKRLMDVIHLWLIHRFKPEIVYYVTPTEDNIYQTEKMKSHGIFSNVYQEVGEIIVADVNQPRIDELLGSDRAALKKLIAKED from the coding sequence ATGTCGACCATCGAAGTGGCTGCACAGACGCAGACACCGTTCGGACAGGGCTCGCACGACAGCTTCGAGAGTGATGTAGCCGCCACTCAGCAATACTTCGACACTCCGCGCTTCGACGGAATCACCCGCCTGTACTCCGCGCGCCAGGTCGCGGAACAACGCGGCACCATCCCGGCCGACTACATCACTGCGCGCAAGGCGGCCGAAGCGTTCTACCCGCGGCTACGTGAGCTTTTCGCGCAAAAGAAGAGCATCACCACCTTCGGCCCGTATTCGCCCGGGCAGGCGGTGACCATGAAGCGGATGGGCATCGAGGGCATCTACCTCGGCGGGTGGGCCACCTCGGCGAAAGGCTCCATCAGCGAAGACCCAGGACCCGACCTGGCCAGCTATCCGCTCAGCCAGGTACCCGACGAAGCCGCCGGCCTGGTCCGCGCGCTGCTGACCGCCGACCGCAACCAGCAATACCTCCGGCTGCGGATGAGCGAGGAGCAGCGCGAGCGGACTCCGGCGACGGATTACCGGCCGTTCATCATCGCCGACGCCGACACCGGTCACGGCGGAGATCCGCACGTGCGCAACCTGATCAAGCGCTTCGTCGAAGCCGGGGTGCCCGGATACCACATCGAGGACCAGCGCCCCGGGACCAAGAAGTGTGGCCACCAGGGCGGCAAGGTTCTCGTGCCGTCGGATGAGCAGATCAAGCGGCTCAACACCGCGCGGTTCCAGCTCGACATCATGCGGGTGCCGGGCATCATCGTCGCCCGCACCGATGCCGAAGCGGCCAACCTGCTCGACAGCCGCGCCGACGAGCGTGACCAGCCGTTCCTGCTCGGCACCACCAACCTGAAGATCCCGTCGTACAAGTCCTGTTTCCTCGCGATGGTGCGGCGCTTCTACAACGCCGGCTTCCACGAACTCAACGGTCACCTGCTCTACGCGCTACCCGACGGCGAGTACGCCGTCGCCGATGCCTGGTTGGAGCGGCACGGCATCGCGGAACTGATCGCAAGCGCGGCCGCGTCGCCGGACCACGCCCAGGGGTCGATCGATGCCCTCTTTGACGAGATCGAGTCGAAGTTCGTCGACGCCTGGCAGAACGACGCCGGGCTGATGACCTACGGCGAAGCCGTCGCGGAGCTGCTCGAATTCGCCGAGGGCGAGGGCGAATCGCGCGACATGACGGTGGCCGAATGGCGGAAGTTCGCGCAGCGGGCGCCGTTGTACACCGCGCGCGAAAAGGCCCGCCAGCTGAGCGCCGCCCCCGACTGGGACTGCGAGCTGGCCAAGACGCCGGAGGGCTACTACCAGATTCGCGGCGGCATTCCATACGCGATCGCCAAGTCACTGGCCGCGGCACCGTTCGCCGACCTGCTCTGGATGGAAACCAAGACAGCCGATCTCGTCGACGCCCGCGAATTCGCCGACGCGATTCACGCCGAGTTCCCCGACCAGATGCTGGCCTACAACCTCTCGCCGTCGTTCAACTGGGACACCACCGGCATGACCGACGACGAAATGCGGGCATTCCCAGAAGAACTCGGCAAGATGGGCTTCGTCTTCAACTTCATCACCTACGGCGGACACCAGATCGACGGTGTCGCCTCCGAGGAGTTCGCCACCAACCTGCGTCAGGACGGCATGCTGGCGTTGGCGCGGCTGCAGCGCAAGATGCGCCTGGTCGAATCGCCTTACCGCACACCGCAAACCCTGGTCGGTGGGCCGCGCAGCGACGCCGCCCTGGCGGCGTCCTCCGGCCGCACGGCGACCACCAAGGCGATGGGCGCGGGTTCGACCCAGCATCAGCACCTGGTGCAGACCGAGGTGCCCAAGAAGCTGCTCGAGGAGTGGCTGGCGCTCTGGGGCGACCACTACCAGATCGGCGAGAAGCTGTCGGTGCAGCTACGCCCGCGGCGGGCCGGGTCCGACGTGCTCGAACTCGGGATCTACGGTGGCGGCGACGAGCCGCTGGCCAACGTGGTCGTCGACCCGATCAAGGACCGGCACGGTCGCAACATCCTGACGGTGCGTGACCAGAACACCTTCGCCGAGAAGATGCGGCAGAAGAGGCTGATGGACGTCATCCACCTGTGGCTGATTCACCGGTTCAAGCCGGAGATCGTGTACTACGTGACGCCGACCGAGGACAACATCTATCAGACCGAGAAGATGAAGTCGCACGGCATCTTCAGCAACGTGTACCAGGAAGTCGGCGAGATCATCGTCGCCGACGTGAACCAGCCGCGCATCGACGAGCTACTCGGCTCCGACCGCGCTGCGTTGAAGAAGCTGATCGCCAAAGAGGACTAG
- a CDS encoding alpha/beta fold hydrolase, protein MTSPQSTRGRSDLPVALPPSRTIEVRSTDGTRLHTEVFGREDGYPIVLAHGITCAIRAWTYQIAELAQDYRVIAFDHRGHGRSGIPRRGGYSLSHLAADVDAVLEATLAPGERAVIAGHSMGGMAIAAWSDRYRHKVPARADAVALINTTTGDLLREVRLLPVPAPLAAARVLGGRALVGTFGSFAVPPMVRRVSREMISMLAVGSEAHHSVAALINELFTATSPAGRGGCGKALVDTMGRRHINLTGLTVPTLVIGSERDRLTPLIQSQRIAAALPNPAGLVVLPGGHCSMLERPTEVNRELHALAGSVSLRRAL, encoded by the coding sequence ATGACTTCTCCGCAATCGACCCGCGGGCGGAGCGACTTACCCGTGGCCTTGCCGCCCAGCCGTACCATCGAGGTTCGCTCCACGGACGGAACCCGCCTGCACACCGAGGTGTTCGGGCGCGAAGACGGCTATCCGATCGTCCTGGCACACGGCATCACCTGCGCGATTAGGGCGTGGACGTACCAGATTGCCGAGTTGGCGCAGGACTACCGGGTGATCGCCTTCGACCACCGGGGTCACGGCCGCAGCGGTATCCCCCGGCGCGGGGGCTACAGCCTGAGTCACCTCGCGGCTGACGTCGACGCGGTGCTGGAGGCGACACTCGCGCCCGGCGAACGCGCCGTCATCGCGGGGCATTCGATGGGCGGAATGGCCATCGCCGCCTGGTCGGACCGATACCGCCACAAGGTCCCGGCGCGTGCCGATGCGGTCGCATTGATCAACACGACCACCGGTGACCTGCTGCGTGAGGTGCGGTTGCTTCCGGTGCCGGCGCCCCTCGCGGCCGCGCGGGTACTGGGTGGACGGGCGCTGGTGGGAACCTTCGGGTCGTTCGCGGTGCCGCCGATGGTGCGGCGAGTGAGCCGGGAGATGATCTCGATGCTCGCGGTCGGATCTGAGGCCCACCACAGCGTCGCGGCGCTGATCAACGAGCTCTTCACCGCCACCTCACCGGCCGGCCGTGGCGGCTGCGGAAAGGCGCTCGTCGACACGATGGGCCGCAGGCACATCAACCTGACCGGGCTGACCGTTCCGACGCTGGTGATCGGCAGCGAACGCGACCGGCTGACGCCGCTGATCCAGTCCCAGCGGATCGCCGCCGCCCTGCCGAACCCGGCGGGGCTTGTCGTGTTGCCCGGCGGGCACTGCTCGATGCTGGAACGCCCGACCGAGGTCAACCGTGAACTGCACGCGCTGGCCGGATCGGTCAGCCTGCGCCGCGCCCTATAA
- a CDS encoding flavin monoamine oxidase family protein, protein MADPTWTADVVVVGAGFAGLAAARELTRLGHDVLVLEGRDRVGGRSYTSHVAGIPVDMGGTFVGPTQDAVLKFAHDLGVSTEPTYHDGANLIRWRGAVRSYSGTIPRLSLGGLIDLARVRWQFARIAKTISLSEPWTARRAARLDGQSLGAWLRSVHAGSTARDLLAIMTRVTWGCEPDDVSMLHAARYVRAAGGLDRMLDVENGAQQDRFPSGTQHVADTAAAELGSRLVLQAPVKHIDHRHDGVRVTTEKGCADARFAVLAIPPEHRGSIEFAPPLPVEHQELVAHWPQGRLSKAYAAYATPFWREHGYSGEALSDEGPVFITFDVSPQPDGPGVLLGFVDARTFDGLPADQRKQRALECFASLFGDEARTPLDYIDQRWGAEQFAAGGPTAAVPPGSWTRYGPWLRRPVGPIHWAGTETADEWTGFLDGAVRSGQRAAAEVHARL, encoded by the coding sequence ATGGCCGACCCGACCTGGACCGCCGATGTCGTCGTGGTGGGAGCCGGCTTCGCCGGCCTCGCCGCAGCCCGCGAGCTGACCCGGCTCGGTCACGACGTGCTAGTGCTCGAGGGCCGCGACCGGGTCGGTGGACGCTCGTACACCAGCCACGTCGCCGGCATCCCGGTTGACATGGGTGGCACGTTCGTCGGCCCGACGCAGGACGCCGTGCTCAAGTTCGCCCACGATCTGGGCGTCTCGACCGAGCCGACGTACCACGACGGAGCCAACCTGATCCGGTGGCGCGGCGCCGTCCGCTCGTACAGCGGGACGATCCCGCGGCTGTCGCTGGGCGGCCTGATCGATCTCGCCCGCGTGCGCTGGCAATTCGCGCGTATCGCCAAGACGATCTCGCTGAGCGAGCCCTGGACCGCCCGTCGCGCCGCCCGGCTCGACGGCCAGTCGCTGGGGGCCTGGCTGCGATCGGTGCACGCGGGTTCCACCGCACGCGATCTGCTGGCGATCATGACGCGGGTGACCTGGGGGTGCGAACCCGACGATGTGTCGATGCTGCACGCCGCCCGCTACGTGCGCGCAGCCGGCGGCCTGGACCGGATGCTCGACGTCGAAAACGGCGCCCAGCAGGACCGTTTCCCGTCCGGCACGCAACACGTCGCCGACACGGCAGCCGCCGAACTCGGCAGCCGGCTGGTGTTGCAGGCGCCGGTCAAACACATCGACCACCGCCACGACGGGGTGCGCGTCACCACCGAAAAGGGCTGTGCCGATGCCCGATTCGCCGTCCTCGCCATTCCGCCGGAGCATCGGGGCTCCATCGAGTTCGCTCCACCGCTGCCCGTCGAGCATCAAGAGCTCGTCGCCCACTGGCCGCAGGGCCGACTCAGCAAGGCCTACGCCGCTTACGCGACTCCGTTCTGGCGCGAGCACGGTTATTCCGGTGAGGCGTTGTCCGACGAGGGCCCGGTGTTCATCACCTTCGACGTCAGCCCGCAGCCCGACGGGCCGGGTGTGCTGCTGGGCTTCGTCGACGCCCGCACATTCGACGGGCTACCGGCCGACCAACGCAAACAGCGGGCGCTGGAGTGCTTCGCGTCGTTGTTCGGCGACGAGGCCCGCACACCGCTCGACTACATCGACCAGCGCTGGGGCGCAGAGCAATTCGCGGCGGGCGGCCCGACAGCCGCAGTGCCGCCGGGATCGTGGACGCGCTATGGACCGTGGCTACGGCGCCCAGTCGGCCCGATCCACTGGGCCGGCACCGAGACCGCTGACGAATGGACCGGATTCCTCGATGGGGCGGTGCGCAGCGGGCAGCGGGCAGCCGCCGAAGTCCACGCAAGGCTGTGA